The DNA region TGCAACTTCGTGGGGCTCTTAAGCTCCTCTCTAAACCACCAGAGGTTTgcgttttttcttttctttataatcGTCTTTACATATAATGTGGTCTTCATTCCTCACTTCACCATCgttttttgttggttgattCAAACTTGATAGCTAACAATGGTGTTCATCTAATCATATATGTGCAGATCAGAgatggtttgaactttgaaggaTGAAAAAGACTCTGACGGCTTAAGGTTTCATTCAATCATTAACGCAATCCATACAGAGACATCTTCAGTGATCATAATGGAAGTCCTAAGACACTCAGAGTTCCGAGGTTTGTGTTTCTTGCTCTTAGAAGAAGTTGGTATTCATAATATTTGGTCTAACATCACTTCACTTCGTCTGATTCTTGGgtacctctttttttttttgcaggtacTGTACGTGGGCTCCCATCATCTGCTCCATTTCAAGATTTGAAGGTCTGATTGACAACTAATTTCAAGATTTGAAGGTCTGATTGACAACTAATGTTTTGCTGCAGCATTTTGATTTCTACTATAACAATGTAAGTGtctattgttttctattttagcTCTACCACTCTTAtgttcaaaattgttgttcCATCGTTCTTTGATGAATGCAACGACCAAACTGATATCGGTAATTACAAAGGATCTGGATTGGGATTAAGCCTTATGTTCATGAGTCTTCACGTTCTTAGTTTTGAAGCTGCTATTTTTAAGTCTATTGCTTCTCTATATCAGGTAGAGATCTACACGATGGAATGGAAGTCATTTTCCAGGTAAGCTcatctttatattatatagtcttaACACTTATAGTTGTACAATCTTGGTTTGACCTTTCTACTTTAATTGATTTTCCAAATTGTAAGATTTTACAATCTTGGTCTTGAAGTCATCGGCGCCGTGGAGTCCGGTAAGAGTGAAACCCAACCCCGACTCTGACAGCAATACGTTCTTCGTCCCTGCTAACAGTGGAGAGTAAGACCTAGATCCGTTTCTcccttgtgtgttgttgtttcgtATGTGAATGCTTGGTTTCTAACGGTCTTCTTTGCATTTTTTCTCTCAGGTAATCAGGTTGGTGAGAACCCAACTGCGTCTGGCTAGGGAGGTTTTTTGGAATTAGTACTCCTGAACAGTTTTGTCATAATGTTGTCAAAGAATCACAACAACAAGCAGCAATATGGACTGGGTAAGTTTCCACTCATGAGACGTGCTTGTATATATCTggttacttctttttttatctttttttcgcGCTAACTTTGGCATGCATGTTTTTCTGTTGCATTAGCCTCAAGGATTGTCAAATTTGCTCAGATACTACCCGAGAAAGGCTTCAGTGGACATTATGATGACTTGCTAAAGCGCAAGACCATTTATGGTTTCAGGTATGGAGATGCACGTTTGTTATTTGTTCGTTACTTAGTTTTTCCCTGTTCACTCtctttcttgctttttttcacttggattttcagttttttaCTAACTAATACTAACCAGCATACACATACATCTTCAGTGATCCTAATGGAAGCTATAAGAAGTCACTTTGATCCTGAGGTTTGTGTTACTTGCTCTTAGATGAAGTTggtatttgataatatttggtCTCACTTCACTTCTTCTAATTCTTGGAtgcctctttttttctttttgcagttACTATACGTGGGCTCCCATCGTCTGCTCCATGGCAACATTTGAAGGTCTGATTGACAACTAATGTCTTGCTGCAACATTTTGGTTTCTACTCCcttgtcttgttttgttttttatctttttgatatgaaatccatttttttgCAGGATCATATGCGGAGAGCTGGTTATGTCTTCTTTATCTACCGAGGTCACTCGAGACAGCTTCTGAGTCTTCCTCCTCCTTGTCCACTTCAAATTCTCCCCATCCATAAGTTGTGAGTCTAATTCTGCCCCTTTAAAGTTTATTCTTCGTTACACACACAATAGAGAAACTAactgatctttttttcttatggttttttgctgttgcttcttccttctctagATGTTGCAGTCTTACACAACTATGGTCAAATCCTATTCTGGAGATTGAATTGGCGTTTGTTTCAGGACTCAAGAGAGACGACCACAAATCTATGATACTGTTATCTTCTGGAGAGTGTTGGGGTGAGATTTGTTTCTCCacttttttaaattactttaaatctctcttgtttatgttTGCTTAGTAACGAGTTTTTCTACTTTTAGGTTTTAACAAGAGGAGCCAAGAATCAGTATACCTGTTGCTGGTCAGAGATGGACTgaataatgaagaagatgactcGTACTGCTTAATAactctgttcttctctctttcttgcttCTTTTGATTTTACTGGCTCACAGAATAATTCAACTCGATAGGTCCGCAAGCTTTATGAAGTGTTTGGTGCCTCCTATTCAAACTGAGCCTGGGAAAGGGTACTATTTACGTTATTATTCTTGTGCTACcagatttctgatttttctttggttttatgaATCTTGTAATTGTTACAGGTCAAGAACCACCTGTGGCCTAACTATGATGCTCATTGCGGAGTGCTGCTGAACTATTATCGTCTTACCGGAAGCAAGGTACCAAATCGCATCGCTATCACTTAACCCTGGGCCTTGTTTTGCTGAATCTTGGTTATAATTAATTGACTGAACTTTGTTTCAAATACAGATACTACACTGCTTTTGGCTGTCTCAAGGAGTGTCTTCATCTGCTCACAGGTACATACATACACAGACGCGCTATTGACAATTCTTGTTGAATAAACCCACACTCatctttgtgattttcttgtttcagCTGATATAGGACCGGGCTCTTCGACTGCCACTAGAGCGGCCAAAGAGTGTAAACATGGAGAGGTTACATGTCCTCCAAAAGgtgaaactttgcaacttcgTGGGGCTCTTAAGCCCCTCTCTAAACCAccgaggttttttttttttttaatacattttctcaTATAATTTGGTCTCATTCCTCACTTCACCATCGTTGTTACTTGTTAGCAATATATTGAAAATCCTGGATTGGTTCTAACTCCTTTTATCTTGTGTTTTAGGATTTTCCGGTTCCTTGGTGTGGGTTTTATGGGTCTTTGGCAACTTCTCGTCCAAAGCGTGGTGATCACAGGTGGTGGTTATGcagcttttgctttttttccaGGCTGGTAACGTTTTCCCCCTTTAATATTTATTTGGTCATACTTTCTTTTAAACTAGCTCACAAATTATGGTCCTCAAGCTTTGTGAAGTGGTTGGTGCCTCCTAGTCTAAGTGAGCCTGAAAGGTACTATTTACATTATCATTCATGTGCTACCACATTTCTGTTTTTCTGTGCTTTTATGAATCTTGTAATCGCTGTTACAGTTCAAGAACACCGGTGGCCTAACGTTGATGCTCATAGCGGAGTGCTGCTGAACTATTATCGTCTTTACCGAAAGCAAGGTACAAAATCGCATCTCTATCACTTATGTGTGATTCGTTTGAGATCAAAAGATAAAGGGAGTTATCTGTTAACAGTGTAGAGTAAGACCTAGATCCGTTTCTGTGTCTAGTAACAGATACCAGCCTGTTAGCAGATAACTCCCTTTATCTTTTGATCTCAAACGAATCACACATAAGTGATAGAGATGCGATTACAATCAGCCTCATTAAATTTCATTCTATGATATTGTGGTGGGTGATGTCATACCTCTCAACATTGGCAATCAGGTGGCTGATCTGTTTTCTCCAagtatcattttgtttttgttcataaCACCATGTGTCTAAtcgaaattaaatttatttttaggttCCTGCACACTGAGTGCTACCTTGATGAGTCTAGCATGACTGGAGAAAGCAAAGTcgtgtgttttcttctttcctatCATAGTGAAATTGTTGACTTTAGTTGCATGCAACAGCAACTATCACTTCGTTACTTGTTGAAGTTGGCTGGGGAATCAAGGTTTTAatatttgagttttgttttcaaattccAACACAGTTTTACACCTATGAGTGGAGGAACGGATTCGTATGTTTTCTCTCCTTCAGCTGTGAATGAATTTGAGACAACCACATCATATGAGActtcaaaatttatatcaaataacTCACTGCATGTCTgcatcatattatttattgagATCAAGTGATAGAAAATGACATAATAGATTCtgaaacacatttgttttttttggcaaaataaCATAATAGATTCtgaaacacatttgttttttttggcaaggaaattgataaaacaaaaattaatccAATCTAAGCAGTGGAAGTGAAACTGAAGTTGGCGCAGTTAGTGCGACGGCCCAATAAGGTAGAACTAAACCCAAATCTGTTACTCGCCAAATcaaattcaaccaaattatCCTCCAGCTGGAAACCTCCGATCATAACAGAGGTTTTCGCGTTGACTCCTCCGTCAACGAAACCCAAACAGATGACGTCATCTCTGACACTCACCATGGAGTTGGCTCCGAAGATCCTCCACACGACGTCCTTGCTGTGAAGCACAAGCTGGATCTCCGGCACGGCGTATCCCACGCGCGTGACGCCGACGTTCTTAGTGCTGAAACACGCGCCGAACGGTTTAACAGACGCAACTCTGGTGATGTTCCTCGCCGCTGCTTGTCTAACGAACTCCGACGTGAAAGAATTATAGATGGATGACTCCATCACCGTGTAAGGATTCACGGAGCTGATCTTGGTTCCTCCGAATCCAGTGCTCCTGTTAATCTTCAAAAGCTTTGAACTGATCGGAACTTTTTTATCGACGATCTTAATCGCCGTCACGCCGATGAAATACTCCGAGGATTTCTCACCTTGTGAATACGCAGAAGCAGAGCTCACCGGATTGGTGAGAAGCGGCGTCGTTTGGAGCCTCGAGATCTGGATTCCGGGGAGGAAAACGTAAGGTCCGTTGCCGAAGAAGGCGACTCCTTTGCCGGAAGTTAGACAAACGGCGAACTTGCGGTTGAAGCTAAACGCGGCGGCGAACTGAGACGGTAAGCCGATGTTGTGACGTCCCATTCCGGCCATACCAACGGCTCCTTTAGCGAGGCCTTTAAGAAGAGACGTTGATCCGCAACCGAAGATAAGATTGGGGATTTTAACGAACGGGCCCGGATTGGATCCGTTAGTGGACTGGATCGAGACGACGTCTATAGCGAATTCGCCGGAAGCAGCCCATCCGCTGACGGAGTTATCAGGAATAGCGCCGCAAGTGTTGTTACTACAGCCAGGACTGGGAGGGGAGAAGCATGTGCCGCAGCTGGTGGAGCCTGCGCGTGAGCAGACGGCGGAGTGGCAGCGAGGGGAGCGGTAAGTGGTGGAGACGTAGCCTTTATCACAGTCGACCCAGAGTTCACGACCACCGAGGTCGAAGACGAGGGAAGCGGGGACGAGAGGTGTGCGTTGGTTGATGACGGTTTTGTATTGGAGGGTAGAACGGTCTTTTGTCACTGGGAGAATGAGAGCTTTAGGTcggaatgatgatgatgttttagcagcagatgatgatgagagtGAGAAGAGGAATAGAACAATGACGGAGAAGAAGGTGGTCGGAGAGGACGCCATTGTTAAGTTaatagatgatgaagaagaggattgGTGTGTGAGTCTGTATTTATAGGATTGGTGTGTGAGGATAATGGTGTGACGTTTTTGACTTGTTTAatgatactatatatatttatggatCTGAAAATGACGTTTTTCATCTTTTCCCTTTCTTATTTTGGGTTATTAGTAGTAGTAGACAAAAGAATAGTTTGCATGTGTTCTTACACTTTTGGTCGATCAGTCTTTGTTTACTCTGCTTAATTAAatgagttgattttttttttttccttacttaatgggtttttgttttatttatgtgATTAAAGAAGACTAGTTAGTGAACTAATTAAAGAAGGAATCGTACgtgattaataatatatagagaCAATTACCACTCTTTTTCGAGAAGATAAATGCCATGCCAGGCGGAGAGTACACTGTATATTATGTAAAATCACATGGAGTGGtccttattttcctttttttttgcatccaaaaaataaagtaacgatttaaatgtttagtatatttaaaatatgcatGAAAGCTCAAAACATTAATAGAAATCTACTAAAAACAGTGGgtatattatactatatttaGAATGACCGATCATACATAGGGTGTGAATAGTTGCAGCGGTTGGGGTGGACAAATCCGTCTGTGGACTGGACCGCTTTTTATATACCATTCAGCAAATGTAGTCCGTAGTGCTGCAGTCCAAATAAAGCACAGACAAGACTGCAGCGGACCAACTGCGGACcgcttttgcatacaaatagagttggtccgCAGCAGTATATAGTCCGTCTTAAAAATGGAGTGGTCCAGACTGCAGATGGATTTGGCCACACTGACTGCAATTACCATTTACACccataatagtaataataaatacataaaatgtTGTGCACATTAGGCATGGGATCCAGTTTATTTTAAACATGGGAAAAGACGTGAAATTGTTTATCGGAATCATTTGTTTATGTTTCAAGTTGCTCATATATGTcgaatctatatttatttaaaatagatTCTAAATGCAACCCAACCATTAACTAATACTACTATAGAGTAGAGTATAACTTTCCCCCAAAAGCTTTTGGATGAACATATTCCTTATAAGAATAGTTAACAAGTAAAGAGATTAGTACTAATACACCATGAATCGAAATCGAAGCATTAACGACTATCAAGCCTTGGAAGAATTTGTCTTTTATTTAACAGTAAAACAAATCAACATCCGTTTTGGTTGGTAAAAGATATCTATGTAAACGTTTTTAAGATAAGCAAAGCTGCAAGCGTCTCAgctaccccccccccccccccNNNNNNNNNNNNNNCCCCCCCCCCTAGATCAGATACATTACTAGAAAACAAGTTGCGGGGGGTTgttgttcttcacttcttcttgaCAACTTTTGGAATAAACAAGGTAATTTTACAACGGGCGTCGTCAATTCAATATGTAGTGAAAGCCCATCTACATACGAGAAAGACCCATGGTAAAAAGCCCATGATGATCTAATTTCGGCGATATAGAGAAAATctgcatttgtttttttttatgatacaaaaaaaaacctcaaccTAGAGAATCGTTTGCGTTTTAAGAACTCTAATTAATATAACTTCATTCAAAAACCTCTTTGATCACTGTGGCATTGAGTCAGGAGTCAACGAAGCCTAAACAGATGACGTCATCACTAACAAAACCTaatagtttccttttttttttaagtttgactgattttttttttcatttggttttatattataactAAACATTCTGTTGAATATAAAAAGGTGAAAACATAGAAATCACCTAAACTAAGTCCAAATAAGAGAAACATAAGAtgataaattacatatttagaCTTAAGCCGACAGATAACACAACTTCGAAAACTAGAatgtaaaaatagaaacaaaagccaaaacctaaagtaaaagtttacaaaaggATTGAGAGAAGGATCAAAACTCTAAAACTGCTCTATTAAAACTGACTTAAATCCACTAAGTTTTCTCAAAGAACGTGTAAGAGTCTGAGAGTACGTAGAAGACTCGAAGTACTAAGATAGTACCCAGAAGACCTGTAAGCCACTGActgattttctatatatatatatatatatatttttttttttttaagaaaacaacataTTACTGTCTGATGATACAAAAGtaaaatttcctttttgttcttATAACGTCTATATTCTtaatttcctttgttttttaggggaacacaacaagaagaacaaacaaTGCAACATAAAACCCCATCTCCGTCCgttgtttataaaaatcatcccatctctctctctctctcagaagaaATCAgtactctccttctctctctctctcgaacaaaaacaaaaaaacaaaaacaatgagaagaatgaaagaacagaattagggtttatgattcGATGACCCAAACAACTAATTAAACAACGATGTCAATGGTAAGTACAGGTTTGAAAATTCTAGGGTTTTCACTTAGGGGTTTCGTTTACTtgggctctctctctctctctattagattttacaaatttagcattcttcttcttcttcttcttcttcttcttcttcttcttcttcttattctctcttttgCAGGTCGCGGAGATGCTTCCAAGAATCAACAACTGATTCATTCTATAGTGTGATTGATAGGTGTTTAATTGACTCATTCAGTAGAATACGTCAACacaagtgagttttttttttcttcttcgtattCTGATTTCAATCCCAATTTTGTAGCAATTTGATTTTCAGTTCCTGTTGCAGGAGGAGAACACTTTTCACCGTCTCCAATGTCTGTCAACGAGAATGCTCATTAAATTAAGTCACGAATTCGGATTTTGATCTAtgtatttggtttttgtttcgtCTTCTTGCTCCTTATGCTTCAATTTTCCATACTTCCAAGGATGATGAGGATGGTGGTGACCCAAGAgtgtcttctctttcttttgggGTGAGACTTGTTTCTCTTcactttattttctttaaatctctctttgttgttgttgttgttgttatgtttgcTTAGTAACGAGTTTTGTctaattttaggtttttaacaAGAAGAGCCAAGAATCAGTATACCTGGAAGGTTTTTTCTTCGTTTGCTCTGTATTCTGATTTCAATCCCTAATTTTGTAGCAATTTTGATTTCGGTATTCTCTCACAGGAAGTGTTCCTGttgcaggaggaggaggagggggttAGGGTTAAGGACCCTTTCCACCATCCCCTTGTCAATGAGATTGTTTAAGTAAGTAAgtgaatattattaatttggtttatCTAGTTTGTTTGTCTTCATGCTCCTCCTAATGGTTTTCTCATTTAAATTTCAGACTTGAAAATTGATTATGGTTTCTTCTAATTCTATATGTGGAGGTCAGAGAGATGGATTGAAGAATGAACGAGAAGAATGATGACCCGAACAGCATCAACATCAATCAATGGTAATCCCCTTCTTTGTAAGTTCAATTCctgttaagttttgtttttcattgattaAAAAACGTACATCACTGTCTCTTCTCATGATCGTTAtccgaggaggaggaggacttGATTTCAGGACCAAGTACAAGCTTAAAAGTTACTgggtttttcttaaaaaaacttttcacTTTTGCTCTTTATATATAACTACAATTTAACGATAGTTCTTTTGCTAATTCCATGTGCAGATCGGTggagatggtttgaagaatgaaTGACGTTTCAGACCTTGGGGATCTAGAGTTTATTTTCTGGTTTTCTCATTaaggttgttgtttgattcaaaCTTGAAAGCTAACGTTGGTTTtcatctaattatatatatgtgcagaTCAGAGATAGTATgaaggatgaagaagactctGACGGCTTAAGGTTTTATTTCAATCATCAACACAATCCATACAAAGAAAGTCGTCTTCAGTGATCCTAATGGAAGTTATAGGATACGCTGAATTCTGAGGTTTGTGTTCCTTGCTCTTAGAACAAGTTGATATTGATAAAATTTGGTTCACTTCActtcttctgattcttggaTGGCTTTTTTGCAGTTATTGTACTTGGGCTCCCATCAGCTGCTTCATGGCAAGATGTGAAGGTCTGATTGACAAATACTGTTTTGCTGCAACTTTTTGATTTCTACTCCCTagtcttgtttttgtctttttgataGAAAATCCATTTCTTTCAGGATCAAATGCGGAAAGCTGGTGATGTGTGCTTTGCTGAGGTCACTCGAGACTGTGATTGTAAGTTAATTTTCACTTAATCATGCATACTTTCTTAGCAATATATGTGCTTTGCGGAAAGCTGGTGATGTGTGCTTTGCGGAATTTCTCTTTAGAGCTGTTCGTGCAAATCTCCTCAACGCTACCACCGGTAACAACGTACCCAGTACCGAGATCCTTCCCGAATCAGCCACCAGCCTCACCCGGCTTGTGTTGGAAGATTTAGAGTAGGAGACAAAGTATTCTGACTTCATTTGTTGGAATTTCCACCACACTATGAGTAGTTTTGAATTTATATCATCAGCTTTGCTGTAAGAATCTCTTGTTGGAGCAGTTCTTTCTTCACTTATTGACTGATCATTgcgttttggttttcttatacAATAAACCTTAATTTCTTATGTTGATGATGGTTACATTTGTACAATGTGGTGTGATTCTTTTACTAGTATCTTGCCAACTCTATAATTTAGGTTGCCTGTTTCCACTCTTATGTTGCATGTCGTCTCAAACTTAGGTTTTAAGTAGCTTCTTTAGGTGGCATGAGTTTAGCTCTTGAAACACTATCTGTTTTTCTCTGTATACGTCTCAACTGTCAATAGAACATTTTGTACGAAGTCTCATTGGCTATAAAACATCAGCCCGCGATAACTTCATacactttctttctttccatgATACTTAGCTTCTTAACTAGTTTGTTCAATCGTAGTGAGCTTACTAACAAGTAGGATTTTTTTTCGGACTTTGAAAACTGGTCATTGATGGTTGATGTTGTGTAATTGTGTCTTGTATTGATTCTATTCTTCTATGCATGGCTTTTTAAGACACTCGATTGTAACGTAATTATCCCTGGTTGATGGGTTTTCTCTTTGATTATATGACTCATTGCAGATGTAGATGTTAGTATGAATACTCAGCTCAAGGCCGTGAAACTAACTCTGAAAGGGAAAAACCCCCGGTTACATTAAGTGTTATGGGAAATAACATTCGGTATTATGTTCTTCCGGACGGACACTTTAAATCTCGAGACTTTGTTGGTTGAAGACACACCAAGAATCAAGCC from Camelina sativa cultivar DH55 chromosome 3, Cs, whole genome shotgun sequence includes:
- the LOC104760478 gene encoding basic 7S globulin-like yields the protein MASSPTTFFSVIVLFLFSLSSSSAAKTSSSFRPKALILPVTKDRSTLQYKTVINQRTPLVPASLVFDLGGRELWVDCDKGYVSTTYRSPRCHSAVCSRAGSTSCGTCFSPPSPGCSNNTCGAIPDNSVSGWAASGEFAIDVVSIQSTNGSNPGPFVKIPNLIFGCGSTSLLKGLAKGAVGMAGMGRHNIGLPSQFAAAFSFNRKFAVCLTSGKGVAFFGNGPYVFLPGIQISRLQTTPLLTNPVSSASAYSQGEKSSEYFIGVTAIKIVDKKVPISSKLLKINRSTGFGGTKISSVNPYTVMESSIYNSFTSEFVRQAAARNITRVASVKPFGACFSTKNVGVTRVGYAVPEIQLVLHSKDVVWRIFGANSMVSVRDDVICLGFVDGGVNAKTSVMIGGFQLEDNLVEFDLASNRFGFSSTLLGRRTNCANFSFTSTA